CCGGGTCGTCGGTGTGCATCAGCCGGGCCAGCACCCCGCGCAGCGACTGGTTCGCGGTCTCCTCCGCGAAGCCCACGCGCCCGGTCTCGAACAGCGTCTCGGTCCAGAACCGCTTCGAGTCGTGCGGCAGGATCAGGGCGCTGACCAGCGTCGTCCCGAGGAACACCGCCGTGGCCGTCGCCGCCTGGCGCAGCCAGTGGTTCCAGCCCGCCTCCCGCAGCCGGAACAGGCCCACCGCGAGCAGCAGCACCGCGAACAGCCCCGGGGTGAGTTTCACCGCGGCGGCCAGACCGATGCCCACGCCGGCCCACCGGTTCCCCTCGCGCCGGGTCAGGTCCCAGAGCACCGCGACCGCGATGAGCAGGTTGATCTGCCCGTACCGCAGCGTCGTCCACACCGGCTCGCACCACACGAGGACGGCGGCCGCCCAGAACGTCGCCTTCCACTGCGCGGTCCGGGACCGGCCGGGCGTCACCAGCCGCAGCGACATATGGACCAGTGCCACCAGGAGCAGCAGGTTCCCGGCCGTGGCCAGGGTGCGCATCTCCGGGACGCCGACGAGTGTCAGCGGGGTGAACAGCAGACCCGCGAAGGGCGGGTACGTCATGGCGAGGTTCGCCGAGGTGGCGCGCATCGCGTACAGGTCCCCGCCGGCCCGTACCGTCTCGCCCTCGGCCCGGTAGACCATCAGGTCGAGCATCGACACATGGGCGGCGCGCTGCGCGGCCCAGAAGGCTATGAGCGAGAACAGGCAGGCCGTCGCGGCGGTGGCCAGGGGCCAGCGCCGGACGCGGGATGCGGCGATCACGGTCACGGTCACAGAGGGCGACCCTACCGGCCGCCGTCCGGACCTCCGGGAAACCGATTTGGTGATCCCACGGGGAGCCGGTTAATGTTCTGTCTGTCGCCGCGAGGGAAACCAAGACGGAGACGCAGAGCAAGGGGCTATAGCTCAGTTGGTAGAGCGCCTGCATGGCATGCAGGAGGTCAGGAGTTCAATTCTCCTTAGCTCCACAGAAGAAGAAGCGGGTCATCCGGATCGGATGGCCCGCTTCTTCGTGTGTCACGTCACACCTCGGGCTGCGGAGGGGTCAACCCCGGCCGCTGCCCAGCGCCTTGCGGTTCGACGCCGGCAGCACGGGCCGCTCCTGCGGGGCCTGCTCCACCCGGAGCGCCAGCGCGGGACAGCGGCGCACCGCGCGCTGCGCCCGCCCGCGCAGATGCACCGGCACCGAGGCGTCGGCGAGCGCCGGGTAGCCGTCCGGGCCCAGCCGGATCAGCTCGGGCACGATGTCCGCGCACAGCCCGTGGCCCTGGCAGAGCGTCCAGTCCACCGCCAGCTTCTCGCCGCTCGGGATCGACTCCTCCGCATCCTGGTAGCCGGGCGCGGGCAGCGGCAGCACCCCGATCGTGGGACGGCCGCAGCCGCCGTCCAGGACATGCGCGGCAAGATCGTCCGTGAACGCGGACAGGGTCGACGCGAAGAACCGGGCCGAGCCGTCGGGGTGCTTGCACGCGCCACGGCCCTTCACGGCCTGGGTGACCTCGCGCAGCGCCTCCAGGGCCGCCGGTCCGCCGCCGTTCAGCACGTCCGACAGTCCGCCGGCCGCCGCCGGCAGGCCGAGCCGGCAGGGGCCGCACTGGCCCGCCGTCTCGGCGGCCAGCCAGTTCGCCACCCGCAGCGACTCGCCCAGCGGGCAGGTCTCCGGGCCGATCGGCAGGATCGCGCCCGCGCCCAGCGCGCCGCCGACGGCCGCCAGGGACTCCCGCGACACCACGGCGTTGTGCACGGCCACGGAGTCGATCCAGTTGCCGTGGTACCCGCCGGTGAGCACGCCCTGCGGCAGCGGCGGGGCGCCCGCGAGCTGGAGCACGTACCGCAGCGGTACGCCGGTGGGCACCTCGACCACCATCGGGCGGGCGACGGCCCCCGAGATCGTCAGCAGGACCGTCCCGGGCTCGGTGTCGAGGCCGGTGCTGCCGTAGCGGCGCGGGCCGACCCGGGCGGCGACGGCGAGCTGCGCGAAGGTCTCCGCGTTGGACAGCAGCGTCGGAGCGCCGCCGACGCCCGACTCGGCGGCCCGCTCGCGGCGCCCCGCCGGCAGCGCCGGGCCGCCGCCCGCCGCGCGGATCACCGCCGACGCCTCGCCGGACACCATCCGCTCCGGGGTGCGCACCACGCGGGCGCGCAGCGGCTGGCCGCGCCGGTCGGACAACCCGCGCTCGGCGAGGGCGGCCCGGACCGAGATCTCCGTCGAGTTGCGGGTGACGGCCACGATCAGTGTGCGCGCGCCGAGCGCCTCGGCGGCGAGCAGGGCGCCGTCCAGGATGAGGTGCGGGGCGCGGTTGAGCATGACGGTGTCCTTGCGGCAGGCGGGCTCGCCCTCACTGCCGTTGATCACCACGACCGGCCGGACACCGCGCCGGATCGCGGCCTGCGCCACGGACCGCAGTTTGCGGCCGAACGGGAAGCCCGCGCCGCCGCGGCCGCGCAGGGATATGTCGTCCGCGAGCTGGGCGAGCCGCTCGCCGTTCATCGGTTCGAGCGGGCCGTGCACCTTCAGGTGCATGGCCAGGTCGAGCCGCTCCACCAGGTCGAAGCCCTGGGTGAGCTGGGGAAGGCCGACGACACGGACTTCGGGGACGTCGGGGAGCGGGGCGTTCACGGGCGGTCTCCTGCGGGTGCGGTCCAGGGCTCGCCCGGGGCGGGGCGGCCGAGCGGGCCGGGCACGGGTTCGGCGGGGTTGGCGTAGGCCGGCGGCGGGGGAGAGGGGGCGGGCCAGTGGCCGGGTCGGGGCGCGGGGTCGGGGACGATCGGCAGCTCCTCGGTCATGGGCACGCGCTCGGCGAGCGGGAGGTCCGACACGGCCCGGTACGCGGCGGAGAAGCCGCCGGTCGGAGCGGGCGAGGGAGCGGCGGCCGGGGCGGACGCGGTCAGCCGGGGACGGGTCCGGACCGTCGTGGTGTCGAGCGAGGCCGGGCGGGCCCCCTGCTCCCGGCGGACCTCACTTGTGTACGGGGTCGCGTACGGGGGTGTGTACGAGGCCGCGTACGGCTCCGGGGAGGCGTTTCCGTACCGCTCCGTGAAGGCCCGCAGAGGGCCCTGTGCGGCGCCCGAGCTGTACGGCTCGGGTTCGGCCTCCCGGCTCGCTTCGCGGGGCTCCTCGGGGCGCTCCTCGCGGAGCCCGGTCAGTGCCAGGAGGCGGTCGGCCAGCCGCTGCCGCGTCGGAGCGGGCAGCATGCGCAGGGCGACGGCGGTGGCGACCCCGGCCAGGGACAGGCAGTACATGACCACCACCCAGGTCGCGGGGGCGCGTCCGGCGTACAGGCCGTGGACCAGCGCGCAGCACCAGGCCGGGTACGCCAGCATGTGCAGTGGCCGCCAGCGGGCGGCGATCCGGCCCCGGCCGGCCAGGGCGCTGCGCAGGGCCCCGGTCGAGGCGGCGACGATCATGAGCAGGCCGGCCAGCGAGCCGAAGCCGATCAGGCCCTCGGTGCCGGTGACACCGAGCCCGAAGGGGATGAACGCGCCGAGCGGCTCCACGTGTCCGAGGGAGACCTTGACCGTGCCGTGCAGCAGCAGGAAGCCGAGCGAGGCGACCGCGGTCGCGCGGTGGATGCCCTGGGCCAGCAGCCGCTGCCGGGTTGTGAGCAGCAGCCGGTCGGTGGCTATCAGGCCCCAGGCCACGGACGCGGTGAGCGACACGAGGGAGAGCACGCCGGTGGTGAAGTCGAGCGCGGCGCGGAAGCCGTCTCCGCCGCCCACGGCGAGGAGCGGAATGACGACCAGCGCCGCGACCGAAACTCCGCCCTGAACCGGCCGGCTCATACCGGCTTTCGGCCCGGGCGATGAACGGATCTTGCGATGAGGGTTCATGGGGGCGACTCCGAATGGTGCGGATAAGCGGTCCCGTTGCCGCATGCTAAGTCGCTCCATACCGACGGGTAGGTGGTTTGCGGGTTTACACCTGGCTATCGCGCAAACTGACTCTGGGGTTGCCCTGGATAGGGGCGATACGCGGAGTAACCCGGGCGGCCGGGACTCCCGGGCCGCCCTCTGCGGCCGCTGGGCGGAACAGCGGTGCGGCCCGATCGGGCCCTGCGGTACCCTGACGCCATGCGTGCCGTACGCCTTCTGCTTAGCGAGCCGCGCTGATCAGTCCCGACGGATGAAAGATCCGGTCGGAATCGGCGCGGCGTCCCCTCCTGTGCGAGGGGATTTTTCATTTCGTGGCAGTGCAGTTCGCGGGCAGTGGGCAGAGACGATCGATGGAGCTTCAAGGATCATGAGCGAGATGAATTCGGCTGCCGAGACGGCGGCCCCGCATCGGTATACGGCGGCCATGGCCGCCGACATCGAGGCACGCTGGCAGGACTTCTGGGACGCCGAGGGCACCTACGAGGCGCCGAACCCGACGGGTGACCTGGCCGGGGACCCGGCGGTCGTCGCCCGCCCCAAGAAGTTCATCATGGACATGTTCCCGTACCCCTCCGGTGCGGGTCTGCACGTCGGTCACCCGCTGGGCTACATCGCCACGGACGTGTACGCGCGGCACCAGCGCATGACCGGCCACAACGTGCTGCACACCCTGGGCTTCGACGCCTTCGGCCTGCCGGCGGAGCAGTACGCCGTGCAGACCGGCACGCACCCCCGCGTGTCCACCGAGGCCAACATGGACAACATGAAGGTCCAGCTGCGCCGGCTGGGCCTGGGTCACGACAAGCGCCGGTCCTTCGCCACGATCGAGCCGGACTACTACAAGTGGACCCAGTGGATCTTCCTGCAGATCTTCAACGCCTGGTACGACGACGAGGCGAAGAAGGCCCGCCCGATCGCCGAGCTGGTCGAGCAGTTCGAGAACGGCACCCGTGACGTCCCCGGCGGTCGCGACTGGGCCGCGCTGAGCGCCGTCGAGAAGGCCGACGTCCTGGGCGAGTACCGCCTGGCGTACACCTCCGACGCGCCGGTCAACTGGTGCCCCGGCCTGGGCACCGTGCTGGCCAACGAGGAGGTCACCGCCGACGGCCGCTCCGAGCGCGGCAACTTCCCGGTCTTCAAGGCCAAGCTGCGCCAGTGGAACATGCGCATCACCGCCTACGCGGACCGCCTGCTGGACGACCTGGACGGCCTGGACTGGCCCGAGGCCATCAAGCTGCAGCAGCGCAACTGGATCGGCCGCTCCGAGGGCGCCCGCGTCGACTTCGCCGTCGGCGACGACGCGATCACCGTCTTCACCACCCGTCAGGACACCCTGTTCGGCGCCACCTACATGGTGCTGGCCCCCGAGCACGACCTGGTCGAGAAGATCACTCCGGCCGCCTGGCCCGAGGGCACCCACGACGTGTGGACCGGCGGTCACGCCACTCCGGCCGAGGCCGTCGCCGCGTACCGCAAGCAGGCCGCCTCGAAGTCCGACGTCGAGCGGCAGGCCGAGGCCAAGGACAAGACCGGCGTCTTCACCGGCGCGTACGCGACCAACCCGGTCAGCGGCGAGCAGGTCCCCGTCTTCATCGCCGACTACGTGCTGATGGGCTACGGCACCGGCGCGATCATGGCCGTGCCCTGTGGCGACCAGCGCGACTTCGAGTTCGCGCGCGCCTTCGAGCTGCCGATCCGGTGTGTCGTCGAGCCGACCGACGGCCGCGGCACGGACACGTCGACGTGGGAGAACGCCTTCGTGTCGTACGACGCGAAGCTGATCAACTCCGCCAACGGCGAGATCTCCCTGGACGGCCTGGGCGTCGTCGAGGCCAAGGAGAAGATCACCGCCTGGCTGACCGACCGCGGCATCGGCGAGGGCACCGTCAACTTCCGGCTGCGCGACTGGCTGTTCAGCCGGCAGCGCTACTGGGGCGAGCCCTTCCCGATCGTCTACGACGAGGACGGCGTCGCACACGCGCTGCCCGAGTCGATGCTGCCCCTGGAGCTGCCGGAGGTCGACGACTACTCGCCGCGCACCTTCGACCCGGACGACGCCGACACGCGCCCCGAGCCGCCGCTGTCCCGCAACCAGGACTGGGTCAACGTCACCCTGGACCTGGGCGACGGCCCCAAGAAGTACCGCCGCGAGACCAACACCATGCCCAACTGGGCCGGTTCCTGCTGGTACGAGCTGCGCTACCTGGACCCGAACAACTCCGAGAAGCTGGTCGACCCGACCGTCGAGCAGTACTGGATGGGTCCGCGCGAGGGCATGCCCACCGGCGGCGTCGACCTGTACGTCGGCGGCGCCGAGCACGCCGTGCTGCACCTGCTGTACGCGCGGTTCTGGTCCAAGATGCTGTTCGACCTGGGCTACGTCTCCTCGGCCGAGCCGTTCCACAAGCTGTTCAACCAGGGCATGATCCAGGCCTTCGTCTACCGGGACGCGCGCGGCATCGCCGTGCCCGCGGCCGAGGTCGAGGAGCGCGACGGCGGCTTCTGGTACGAGGGCGAGAAGGTCAGCCGCGTCCTGGGCAAGATGGGCAAGTCCCTGAAGAACGCCGTCACGCCGGACGAGATCTGTGCCGAGTACGGCGCGGACACCCTGCGCCTGTACGAGATGGCGATGGGCCCGCTGGACGTCTCCCGCCCGTGGGACACCCGCGCGGTGGTCGGCCAGTACCGGCTGCTGCAGCGGCTGTGGCGCAACATCGTCGACGAGGCGACCGGCGAGGCCACCGTCGTGGACACCGCCGACGCCGACATCGACGCCGACACGCTGCGCGCGCTGCACAAGGCGATCGACGGCGTCTCGCAGGACATGGCCGCGATGCGCTTCAACACCGCCATCGCCAAGGTCACCGAGCTGAACAACCACCTGACCAAGGTGGGCGGCCCGCTGGCCCGGTCGGTCGCCGAGCGCCTGGTACTGCTGGTCGCGCCGCTGGCCCCGCACATCGCCGAGGAGCTGTGGCGCCGGCTGGGCCGCACCGAGTCGGTCGTCCACCAGGACTTCCCGGTGGCCGACCCGGCGTACGTCGTGGACGAGACCGTGACCTGCGTCGTGCAGATCAAGGGCAAGGTCAAGGCCCGCCTGGAGGTCTCGCCGTCGATCACCGACGCCGAGCTGGAGACGCTGGCGCTGGCCGACCCGGCCGTCGTCGCGGCGCTGGGCGACGCGCAGATCCGCAAGGTGATCGTGCGCGCGCCGAAGCTGGTCAACATCGTGGCGTAGCGGTCGTAGCACGACCCCGGCGCCCGCTCCCGGGCGGGCCCCGGGCGGCCCGGGCGGCACCGGGTTTTCCCCTACGGGCAGGTTGGGGGTTCCGATGGAACCCTCGGCCTGCCCGTTCCGTTTACCGTGGAAGAACGACAACAGCAGCTGGAGGGCGAGGTCCATGGCAACCGCGATCACGATCATGGCGTTGCTGCTCCTCGCCTTCGTGGCGCTGGGGGTGTACGCCACCGTGAGGGTCGCCAGGGCGGCCGCCCGCGGCGTCGACCGCACCATCGACCAGGCCAAGCGCACGGTCGAGGACACGGCGCTGCGCGCCCGCAGCTACGGACAGGGCGGGGTGGCGGGCGAGCTGGCGCAGCTGCGGCTCTCGCTGCGCACGTCGATGCGTGCGACGCAGGCCGCGCTGGAGCACGGCGCGGTGGAGGACGCCTCGCTGCGCGAGTCCCTCGACCTGTTCAAGCGGCTGAGCACGCACGGGCGCGAGCTGGACGAGGACCTCAAGCGCCTGGAGCGCGAGCCCGACCGGGCCGGGGTGGCGGCGCAGCTGCCGGGCCTACGGGAGCGGACCGAGCAGATCACCAAGTCCGCCGAGTCGCTGCGCTGGGCGGCCCGGGACCGCGCCCGCAAGTTCGCGGACGACGACCTGGCCTCGCTGAGCGCCGAGATCGACATGGAGGCCGGCGCGCTGCGGCACTGGTCCGACCCGGAACCGGAAGCCGAGCCGGTACCGGCATCGGGCACGGCTTCGTGGCCGAAGGCCGGTGCGGCGGCGCCGGAGGCCGAGCAGGGACAGACGTGGCCCGGCGAGGCGGAGCCCGCGGCCGAGCCCGGGGCGGACGAGCCGCAGCAGCCTCGCCAGCTCCCGGCGAGCGACCCGCGGCGCACGGCGTACCCGTGGGAGAAGTCGGCCCGCCCGGAGACCACGAACTGACCCTCGACGGCGGGCCGTTCCGGCCGGTGAGCCGGACGTGAGACGGACGTGAGCGGCGCTCGGGAGGGCGCTTCGGACGACGCGCGCGCGGACGGAGCGGGGGCCGGGCTGCCGTGGGGCGGCCCCGGCGGGTAACCTCCCGCTCATGTCCCGGCATGTCGCGATCGTCACCGATTCCACGGCCTACCTGCCACCCCAGGCGATGGAGCGGCACGGCATCACAGCGGTCCCCCTGACCGTCGTCATCGGCGACCAGGCCCTCGAGGAGGGCACCGAGGTCTCGGCCCGCGTGCTCACCCAGGCGCTGCAGAAGCGGAAGCCGGTGACCACCTCGCGGCCGAGCCCCGAGGACTTCGCCGGTGCCTACCGGGCGGCGGCCGAGGCCGGCGCCACGGGGATCGTCTCGCTGCACCTGTCCGCGGAGGTCTCCGGCACGTACGACGCCGCGGTGCTCGCGGCGAAGGACGCGCCCGTGCCGGTCCGCGTGCTCGACACCGGGATGATGGGCATGGCGCTCGGGTTCTGCGCTCTGGCCGCGGCCGAGGTCGCGGAGGCGGGCGGCACGCTCGACGAGGCGGTGGCGGCGGCGGAGAAGCGGGCCGCCGGGACGTCCGCGTTCTTCTACGTCGACACCCTGGACTACCTGCGCCGGGGCGGCCGGATCGGGGCCGCGCAGGCGCTGCTCGGGTCGGCGCTCGCGGTGAAGCCGCTGCTCGAACTGGACGGCGGGCGCATCGAGCTGAGGGAGAAGGTGCGCACCGCGTCGAAGGCGATCGCGCGCCTGGAGGAGATCGCGGTCGAGCGCGCGGGCGGCAGCCCGGTGGACATCGCCGTGCACCATCTCGCCGCGCCCGAGCGGGCCGCCGCCTTGGCCGAGCGGCTGCGGGACCGGGTGCCCGGGGTGGCGGAACTACACGTCAGCGAGGTGGGCGCGGTCATCGGCGCGCACACCGGGCCGGGCCTGCTCGCGGTGGTCGTCTCGCCGCGCTAGCCGGCGTACTCACCCGCAAGGGTGGCGTGTTTTTCCACAACTCGCTGGTTTTCCACCGGAATCCGGGCTGCTCAGCGGGTTCGGACGGATGTGCCTACCGTCGACTTCATGGGACTTCGAGCGGATTCCTCGACAGCGGCAACGAACACGACCACATCTCCTTCGACGATCGGGACCCGGACCGGGGCCGGGGCCGCGACCGCGGCTCCGGTGCGGAGGGCGGGGGCGACGAGCGGGCCCGGCCGCGCGCCCGGATCGGACGGACGGGTGCGCCGGGGCGTCCGCGGCTCGCCCCCGGGGCGGGCGACGCGGCGCGCACACGTGCGAGGGCGGCACGCGGCGCTCGCGGGCGGGGGTGAGGCGCGGAGCCGGGGCGACGCGCTGTTCCGGGGGCTCGAGCCGGGTGCGCCCGACGACTGGGGCGAAGGGGAGGTCGTGGCGGCCCCGGAGCCGGACGCGCCGACGTGTCCGACGCCTGCGACGCCCCCGCTGTCCGCTGCGGTGCCCGGGCGGCTGGAGCGGCTCGGGGAGGCGCTGCGGGAGCGGCTGCCGGTGTGGGTGCGACTGCGCTGCGGGCTCGAGCCCCGGACGCTGGTGGCGCTGACGGTGGTGCTGGTGGTGGCCGCGGGCCTGGCCGGGCGGCACTTCCTGGCCGGGCGGCCCGAGCAGGTCCGGGTGCCCGAGGTGGTCCGTGCCGCACCGCCCGGGGCTGGCGCGTCGGGTGGAACGGGGCTGCCCGCTCCGGCGGGGGCGGACGGGAGCGCGTCGCCGACGGCTCGGCCGCCGGCCGTCGTGGTGGACGTGAGCGGCAAGGTGCGGCGGCCCGGGATCCTGAGTCTGCCGGCCGGCTCGCGGGTGGCCGACGCGCTGCGGGCGGCGGGCGGCGTACACCCCGGCACGGACGTCACCGGGATCAACCGCGCCCGGGTCCTGATGGACGGGGAGCAGGTGGTCGTCGGTGTTCCCGGAGCGGGCGGCGGACCCGTGGGCGGCCCCGCGCCGCCGGGCGGGGCGCCGGGCGGGGCCGGTGCGGGGGCGCCCGTCAGCCTCAACTCCGCGACGGTGGAACAACTGGACACGCTGCCCGGCGTCGGGCCGGTGCTCGCCCAGCACATCTTGAACTACCGCACGGAGCACGGCGGTTTCCGCTCCGTCGCCGAGCTGCGCGAGGTGAACGGAATCGGCGCACGCAGGTTCGCCGACCTCGAACCGCTGGTGCGGCCGTGAGCCGGCGGGACGTGGACGAGGGCGCGGCGGACGGGCTCTGCGACCGCGACGCACCGTGGCAGGAGGGCCCGGCCGATCTCCGGCTGGTGGCACCGGCGCTGGCCGCCTGGGCGGCCGCCGCCCTCGCCCTGGGAGCGGCCGGAGGGTGGGTCGCGGCAGCGGTGGGGGTCTGTGTGGCGGGGGCCGCGCTGCTCATGGCCGTGGTGCGCGTACGCGCGTCACGCTGCCGTCCCGTACCGGGGCTGCGGGCGACGGCCTGTGCGGCGGTGCTGCTCTGCGCGGCCGCCGGTGCGGCCTCGGCGGGGTTGCACGCCGCGGATCTGCGACGCGGCCCGCTGCCCGGCCTGGCCGGGGAGCACGGCCGCCTGACCGCGGAGGTGACGGTGACCTCCGATCCCCGCCGGACGCGGCCGGTGGTCCGCGGCGACCGGGCGGCTCCGGCGGCGGTGGTCCTCGACGGCGAGGCAATCGAGGTGACGGCGCACGGCCGCGGCGAGGGGCTGGGGAGCGGATCGGCGGTCAGAACGAGGACGCCCGTGCTCGTCGTCGTACGGGCCGGGGCGGCCGACCGGGAGTGGCTGCGGCTGTTGCCGTCGACCCGGGTACGGATGACCGCGCGGGCGGCGCCGCCGATGCGGCAGGGAGATCCGTACGCGGCGATGCTGCGGGTCGACGACAGCGGGCCGCCGCGCGTCACCGGACCGCCCGGCGCGGCCCAGCGCCTGGCCGGGGAGCTGCGGGCGGGGTTGCGGCGCGCGACCGACGGGCTCGACGCGGACGCGCGGGCGTTGCTGCCCGGGCTCGTCGTGGGGGACACCTCCCGTGTCCCGCCCGACCTGCGCGACGCCTTCGAGGCCACCGACCTGACGCACCTCCTCGCCGTGTCCGGAAGCAACCTCACAATCATCCTGCTGCTGCTCATCGGGCAGCCGGGCCGGGCCCTGCGAGCCGAACGCGGCGGCCTGGCTCCCCGGATCGGGCTGTCGCTGCGGGCCACCGCGGCGGCCGGCGGGGCGCTCACGCTCGCCTTCGTGGTCGTGTGCCGGCCCGACCCGAGCGTGCTGCGGGCAGCGGCCTGCGGACTGGTCACGCTGCTCGCGATCGGGACGGGCCGGCGGCGGACGCTGATCCCGGCGCTGGCCGCGGCCGTGCTGGCACTGGTGCTCTACGACCCCTGGCTGGCCAGGAGTTACGGGTTCCTGCTCTCCGTCCTGGCGACGGGCGCGCTGCTCACCGTCGCACCGGGCTGGGGCGCCGCGCTGCGGAGACGCGGGGTGCCCGGCCGGATCGCCGAGGCGCTGGGCGCGGCACTGGCGGCGCAGGCGGTGTGCGCCCCGGTCGTGGCGGTGTTCGCCGCGCGGGTCAGCCTGGTGGCGGTGCCGTGCAATCTGCTCGCCGAGGCGGCGGTGGCACCGGCGACGGTCCTCGGGTTCGCGGCGCTGGGGCTGGCGCCGGTGGCGCTGCCCGTCGCCGAGGTCGTGGCCCGGGTCGCCGGGTGGCCGGCGGGGTGGATCGCGGGGGTCGCGCGGACCGGGGCGGAGCTGCCGGGCGCGGAGACGGGCTGGCCCGGCGGGTGGACCGGTGGGCTGGTCCTGGCCGTGGCATCCGGGTTCGTGGTCGCGGCGGTGCGGTGGGTGCCGTACCGGCGGTGGTGGGCGACCGGATGCGTTCTGCTGCTGGCGCTCGCGGTCGTGCGGCCGCCGCCGCTGGCCCGGCTGGTCTCCGGATGGCCGCCGCCGGACTGGGAGTTCGTGATGTGCCAGGTGGGACAGGGCGACGCGACCGTGCTGGCGGCGGGCGGGGACGCGGCGGTCGTGGTGGACGCGGGACCCGACCCGGTGCCGGTGGACCGTTGTCTGCGCGAGCTGGGGGTGCGCCGGGTGGCGCTGCTGGTGCTCACGCACTTCCACGCGGACCACGTGGCGGGGCTGCCGGGGGTGCTGCGGGGCCGTTCGGTCGGGGCGATCCAGGTGACCGGTCTCGAAGAGCCGCCCGGGCAGGCGGCGTTCGTGCGGCGGACCGCGCTGGCCGCGGGGGTGCCGGTGGTCCGGGCGATGCCGGGGGAGCGACGGCGGGTCGGACGACTGGAGTGGGAGGTGCTGTGGACGGGCGCGGGACCGGGCGGCAGCGGAGGGGGCGTCATGGACGGGCCGAACGACGCGAGTGTGACGCTGCGGGCGCGGACCGCCGGCGGGCTGACGCTGCTGTTGCTCGGGGACCTCGAACCTCCGGCGCAGCGGGGGCTGTTGCGGGCACATCCGGAGCTCGGGCCGGTGGACGTGCTCAAGGTCGCCCACCACGGGTCCGCCCACCAGGACCCGGAGCTGATACGCGCGGTCCGGCCGAGGCTCGCCCTGGTGTCGGTCGGCGCGGACAACACGTACGGGCATCCCTCGCCCCGGACGGTCGGGGCACTGCGGGACGGCGGGGCACATGTGCTGCGGACGGACCGGGACGGGGCGATCGCGGTGGCGGGCGGGATACGGGTGTGGAGGTCCTTGTAGGGAAGTTGCTCAGAGGGTGCTTGTAAAGGAGTCTTTCTAAAGATAGCTTTACATGCATGACGCCGAGCGCCGAACCACCCTCGGGCGACGAGACGCCCCGCAGTGTCCGGCTCACCGACCCCCGGGCCCTGCGGGCGTACGCCCACCCGACCCGGATGGCGCTGGTCGGCCTGCTGCGTCGCAGCGGCCCGTTCACCGCGACGCGGGCGGCCGAGCTGACCGGGGAGTCCGTCGCCAGCTGCTCGTACCACCTGCGGATACTCGCCAAGTACGGGCTCGTCGAGGAGGCCCCCGGCGGGCGGGGGCGGGAGAAGCCCTGGCGGGCCACGGCCCGGTTCACCCACTGGCCGGACCACAGCGAGGACTCGGGGGTCGCCCAGGCGGCCGACTCGCTGACCGTCGCGGTCGCCGAGCACTACTTCAAGCGGCTGACGCGGGCCATGGAGAGGCGGCATCAGCTGCCGCGGGAGTGGCGGGAGGCCGAGCAGTTCGGCGACAGCCTGGTCTACCTCACCCCCGAGGAGCTGACCGAACTCGGCGAGCGGATGCGCGAGTTGCTGCGTCCCTACGAAGAGCGAGACACCGACCCGGGCGGGCGGCCGGAGGGGGCCCGAGCCGTCAGCGTGCTGCGGATCGCCTTCCTGGACCGCGAGATCCCGGAAGAGGTCCCCGAGGTCCGCGAGGTCCCCGAGGCATCCAAGAAGGAGGGCGACGAGTGAGCATCGTCGAGCGCATACCGGACCTGCTGCGCGAGCGGACGTTCCGGAGGTACTGGACCGGACAGACGGTCTCCCTCGCCGGCGACCAGATCACGCTCATCGCGATCCCGCTCGCCGCCGTGCTCGTCCTCGGCGCCGGTGCGGCCGAGATGAGCTGGCTCACGACGGCCGGACTGCTCCCGTCGCTCCTGCTCAACCTCCCCCTGGGAGCATGGGCGGACCGGCAGGCACGGCGTCGCCGCGCCATGATCGCCGCCGACCTGGCCCGGGCGGTGCTGCTGCTCACGCTGCCCGTGGCGTATCTGCTCGACGTGCTCAG
This sequence is a window from Streptomyces sp. HUAS YS2. Protein-coding genes within it:
- a CDS encoding ComEA family DNA-binding protein, which translates into the protein MRGRHAALAGGGEARSRGDALFRGLEPGAPDDWGEGEVVAAPEPDAPTCPTPATPPLSAAVPGRLERLGEALRERLPVWVRLRCGLEPRTLVALTVVLVVAAGLAGRHFLAGRPEQVRVPEVVRAAPPGAGASGGTGLPAPAGADGSASPTARPPAVVVDVSGKVRRPGILSLPAGSRVADALRAAGGVHPGTDVTGINRARVLMDGEQVVVGVPGAGGGPVGGPAPPGGAPGGAGAGAPVSLNSATVEQLDTLPGVGPVLAQHILNYRTEHGGFRSVAELREVNGIGARRFADLEPLVRP
- a CDS encoding DegV family protein, coding for MSRHVAIVTDSTAYLPPQAMERHGITAVPLTVVIGDQALEEGTEVSARVLTQALQKRKPVTTSRPSPEDFAGAYRAAAEAGATGIVSLHLSAEVSGTYDAAVLAAKDAPVPVRVLDTGMMGMALGFCALAAAEVAEAGGTLDEAVAAAEKRAAGTSAFFYVDTLDYLRRGGRIGAAQALLGSALAVKPLLELDGGRIELREKVRTASKAIARLEEIAVERAGGSPVDIAVHHLAAPERAAALAERLRDRVPGVAELHVSEVGAVIGAHTGPGLLAVVVSPR
- a CDS encoding ComEC/Rec2 family competence protein, whose translation is MAVVRVRASRCRPVPGLRATACAAVLLCAAAGAASAGLHAADLRRGPLPGLAGEHGRLTAEVTVTSDPRRTRPVVRGDRAAPAAVVLDGEAIEVTAHGRGEGLGSGSAVRTRTPVLVVVRAGAADREWLRLLPSTRVRMTARAAPPMRQGDPYAAMLRVDDSGPPRVTGPPGAAQRLAGELRAGLRRATDGLDADARALLPGLVVGDTSRVPPDLRDAFEATDLTHLLAVSGSNLTIILLLLIGQPGRALRAERGGLAPRIGLSLRATAAAGGALTLAFVVVCRPDPSVLRAAACGLVTLLAIGTGRRRTLIPALAAAVLALVLYDPWLARSYGFLLSVLATGALLTVAPGWGAALRRRGVPGRIAEALGAALAAQAVCAPVVAVFAARVSLVAVPCNLLAEAAVAPATVLGFAALGLAPVALPVAEVVARVAGWPAGWIAGVARTGAELPGAETGWPGGWTGGLVLAVASGFVVAAVRWVPYRRWWATGCVLLLALAVVRPPPLARLVSGWPPPDWEFVMCQVGQGDATVLAAGGDAAVVVDAGPDPVPVDRCLRELGVRRVALLVLTHFHADHVAGLPGVLRGRSVGAIQVTGLEEPPGQAAFVRRTALAAGVPVVRAMPGERRRVGRLEWEVLWTGAGPGGSGGGVMDGPNDASVTLRARTAGGLTLLLLGDLEPPAQRGLLRAHPELGPVDVLKVAHHGSAHQDPELIRAVRPRLALVSVGADNTYGHPSPRTVGALRDGGAHVLRTDRDGAIAVAGGIRVWRSL
- a CDS encoding helix-turn-helix domain-containing protein, which produces MTPSAEPPSGDETPRSVRLTDPRALRAYAHPTRMALVGLLRRSGPFTATRAAELTGESVASCSYHLRILAKYGLVEEAPGGRGREKPWRATARFTHWPDHSEDSGVAQAADSLTVAVAEHYFKRLTRAMERRHQLPREWREAEQFGDSLVYLTPEELTELGERMRELLRPYEERDTDPGGRPEGARAVSVLRIAFLDREIPEEVPEVREVPEASKKEGDE